In Opisthocomus hoazin isolate bOpiHoa1 chromosome 17, bOpiHoa1.hap1, whole genome shotgun sequence, one DNA window encodes the following:
- the CDCA8 gene encoding borealin, translating to MAPARKKAGPSARSRKLAAFLKDFDREVRSRVEQIRTNGQRLVKEVENLYNIEILRLPLALRELNWLQYFAKGGSEKMLEEAATADLEITEINKLTAEVNQTPLKSTKKVEKSKQDIEAIEEEAEPPFLPLAKKAKHDSQCLPEPEAENVNPRTGKVKTSTKKVPVSRTRRAPSARVKRLSKRSSKNNFITPATGRIVDMSAQGGTSVITHKFDSRVFKTPGLRTPAINERVYTISANGSPLADSNDIFITVPVGGGESIRLTASDLTKKNLLHLHPEAQGIMKKLSVRLAQACSGAKTYR from the exons atggCTCCCGCGCGAAAGAAGGCTGGCCCGAGCGCGCGCAGCAGGAAGCTGGCGGCTTTCCTGAAGGACTTCGACCGCGAGG TGAGGAGCCGCGTCGAGCAGATCCGGACGAACGGGCAGCGCCTCGTCAAGGAGGTGGAGAACCTGTACAACATCGAGATCCTGCGGCTGCCGCTGGCGCTCCGCGAGCTGAACTGGCTGCAGTACTTCG ctaAAGGAGGAAGCGAAAAGATGCTGGAAGAGGCAGCAACG GCAGACTtggaaataacagaaataaacaagTTAACAGCAGAAGTTAATCAGACTCCCTTAAAAAGCACCAAGAAAG TGGAGAAATCTAAACAGGATATTGAGGCTATTGAAGAAGAAGCAGAGCCCCCTTTTCTTCCTCtagcaaagaaagcaaaacatgaTAGCCAATGTCTTCCAGAGCCAGAGGCTGAAAACGTGAATCCAagaactggaaag GTGAAGACATCCACTAAAAAAGTGCCAGTGTCCAGGACCAGAAGAGCTCCTTCAGCGAGAGTGAAGCGCCTGAGTAAAAG ATCAAGCAAAAACAACTTTATCACTCCAGCTACTGGTAGAATTGTTGATATGTCTGCTCAGGGAGGTACCTCCGTGATCACACACAAATTTGATTCCAG AGTTTTCAAGACACCAGGTTTGCGCACACCTGCAATAAATGAACGTGTTTACACCATCTCTGCCAACGGCAGCCCCCTTGCTGACAGCAACGATATCTTCATTACAGTCCCTGTGGGAGGAGGGGAG agcATTCGTTTAACAGCAAGTGATTTGACCAAGAAGAATCTTCTTCACCTGCATCCGGAGGCCCAAGGAATTATGAAGAAGCTATCA gTTCGTCTCGCACAAGCTTGCAGCGGTGCAAAAACCTATAGATGA